DNA from Aquificaceae bacterium:
CACACACCATGAGAGTGGCAAAAGATACACCTATCCTTGGCGTAGTCTTTGGCAAGTCTAACCATGTTGTGCCCTACAAGACTGGTAAAGACTATCACCCAGTCCGCCCATGCCAATGCACTGTCAATGTTCTGCTGTGTTTCTTGGTTTATAAACTTGATGTTTACTCCATACCTCTTGGAGAGCTCTTTAACCCTTGCCCTCATCCTGTCGTGTCCTCCAAGAACCAACAACCGCATAGCATACCTCCTATATTGAAATCTGATATCAATTTTATAGACCCTCCTCTCAAAAGTCAAGATGACAAAAGTCATCTATAATACTCCCTATGAAAGAACCAAAAACTCCCCACCTTGCGGTGGATGCTATACTAAGGCTCTGGGAAGGTGAAAGATTTAAGGGTTTAGTGCTTATAGAAAGGCTATACGCTCCAGAGGGTTTGGCCCTGCCCGGAGGCTTTGTGGAGGTGGGAGAAACTGTAGAATCCGCAGTATTGAGAGAAATAAAGGAAGAAACGGGTCTTGATGCAAGGATAAACAGGCTTTTTGGAGTCTATTCTGACCCAAAGAGGGACCCAAGGTTTCATGTGGTTTCTGTGGTTTTTGTGTGCGATGCGGAGGGTGAACCAAAGGCTGGAGATGACGCAAAAAGGGTAAGGGTTTACAAACTTGAAGACCTGCCACTTGACCTTTTGGTCTTTGACCACAGAAGCATACTTTTGGACTACATGAAAAAATGTTAAAATTTTCTTAACACTCACCACTGGAGGAGCTAAATGACCAAGGAGTTTGAGATAGGTATAAACTTGCTTAGAAGGTTTCAAGGGGAATTGGAAGAGCTTGCTCGGGCTCAGGACAAGCTAACTGCCAGAAGGATAGTTAACAGCATAATTCACCCTATCACCGCTTCCGCATACCAAATAAGGGTCGGTGAAGGTCCATACAAGAAAGAGCTCCTTGAAAACCTACTCAAACTGGTAAAAGAGATGAGAGAGTTGTCAGACATGAACGGTATTAGGGAAACCATTAAGAAACTCCTTGAGCTTCTTAAGGAGGTGGAAGAAGCCTCCACGCAGAAGAAGGAAGGCTAAGAATGGATGGTATAACGGTAAGAAGCCTTTTTAAGAAAAAGCGAGAAGGCAAGAAGATAGTTATGGTATCTACCTATGACTATATCTCCGCAAAGCTCTGCGAGCAGGTGGGTATAGACTGTATACTCGTGGGAGACTCTCTTGGAATGGTCTTTCAGGGGCAGGATACTACCTTGCCTGTCAGTCTTGAAGAGATGATATACCACACAAAGGCGGTCAGAAGGGGTGCAAAAAACACCTTTGTTATCGTGGATATGCCTTTTATGAGCTATCAGGTAAGCCTTGAGGAAGCCATAAGGAACTGTGGAAGGGTTATAAAAGAAACGGGAGCAAACGCAGTAAAGATAGAGGGAGGTGAAGAGGTGGCGGAGTTAGTATACAGGCTTGTAAGCATCGGCATACCAGTGGTAGGACACATTGGTTTTACACCTCAAAGCGTGCATGCACTGGGTGGATATAGGGTGGTGGGAAGGGCGGAAGAAGAGGCAGAGCGTATCAAAAAAGACTTTAAAGCCTTGGAGGAAGCTGGAGCTTTTATGGTGGTGCTTGAGAGTATACCTAAGGGGCTTACAAAAGAGCTTACAGAAGGGTCAAGAGCCATAACCATAGGCATAGGTGCAGGACCTTACTGCGATGGTCAGGTCTTGGTGTTTCATGACCTTGTGGGTCTTGTGGAGGATATAAAGCCGAGGTTTGTAAAAAGATATCTTGAAGGCGCGGAGCTTTTTAGGAATGCTTTGAAAAGGTTTAAAAGTGAAGTAGAGGCTGGACTTTTCCCATCGGAGGAGGAGAGTTATGGATGAGGCAAAACTTCTTGAACTCCTTGTGAGGTTGGGATACATAAGCAGAGACAAGGCACTGGAAGCACAGGCTAAAAAGGAAAGGGACGAAGATATAATAAGCACACTTCTAAGGCTCGGTTATATAGATGATATCCGCCTTATGGATTTATATCAGAAATACATGCCTCAAAGGTTATGGAAAGGTGGAATTGAGGACATAAAACTTCCTGAAGATATAAAGGAAAAACTACCAGAGGATACATTAAGAAAACACAGCATAGCACCTATTAAGTATGAAGATGGAAAACTCTATATTTTGACAATAAACCCCTTTAATCAAAGTGCCATAAATGAGCTAAGGTTCAAGACAAAAATAAACACCATTGTGCCTTATGTTGCCACTAAAAAGTCCATAGAAGACATCCTTAACAAGCTTTATCCCACAGTAGACAAGATTATAGAAGGCTTTGATGTAAGCGAAGATGTAGAAATAGAGGCAGAGGCAACAGAGCTTTCTTCTGAAGTATTAGCAACGGAGGCGGGTGAGGGTGCCGCTGTTAAACTGGCAAACTTCTTAATAGTGGAAGCGGTAGACCTTGGAGCTTCAGATATTCACATAGAGCCTCAAGAGAAAAAGGTGGTAGTAAGATACAGGGTTGATGGTATCCTAAAGGTTTATCATGAATTACCCTTAGGGATAAGGGATGCACTGGTTGCAAGGTTCAAGATAATATCAAACCTTGATATATCAGAGAAAAGAAAACCCCAGGATGGGAGGATAAGAACGAGGTATAAGGGCAGGAAAATAGACCTTAGGGTCTCTACCGTCCCAACCGTTTATGGAGAAAAGGTGGTTATGAGAATACAGGAAGCGGAGAAGTATTTGAATGTGAGGCTTGATGACCTTGGCTTTGAACCCGATGACCTTGAGAAGTTTAGAAGAGCCATATGGCAACCTTGGGGCATGATACTGGTTACAGGACCTACAGGTTCGGGTAAGACCACTACCCTATATGCAGCCCTAATGGAACGCAATACTCCTGATGTAAACATAATGACCGCAGAAGACCCAGTTGAGGTAGCTATTCCGGGACTAAATCAAGTGCAAGTTAACGAGAGAATAGGACTTACCTTCGCAAGTGTCTTGAGAGCCTTTCTAAGACAAGACCCAGACATTATACTTATAGGTGAGATAAGAGATACAGAAACTGCGGAGATAGGCATAAAGGCAGCGCTAACAGGACACTTGGTCTTTTCCACTTTGCATACCAACGACGCTCCCTCTTCCATAGCAAGGCTTGTGGATATGGGTATAGAGCCTTTCTTGGTGGGTTCTTCCGTAATACTCATCGTAGCCCAAAGGCTTGTGAGAAAGCTCTGTCCTAAGTGCAAAATCCCAGAGGATACACCCAGAGAGGCACTCTACAGGATTGGCGTCCTAAAATCACCTGACGAGGACATAGTTATCTATAAGGCTAACCCTAAGGGTTGTGAACACTGCAATGGCTCTGGTTATAAAGGTAGAACCGCTGTGCATGAGATACTTGAAGTGGACGAAGAACTCAGAAAGCTCATCGTAAAGGGTGCCACCGCAGAAGACATAAGAGACCTTGCCAGAAAAAAGGGTATGAGAACCCTATACGAAGCCGGTATACTAAAGGTAAGAAAGGGTATAACTTCCCTTGCTGAGGTGGAAAGGGTGCTTGCAAAATAGACCAAGGGTCTTATAATTAAAAACTCCATGGAGACAAAAGCTATTAAATACGACAGGGAGCTGGACATAAGAGGTGATGTCTGTCCCTTTACCTTTGTAAAGAGCAAGCTGGCTCTGGAGCAGATGGAAGTGGGTCAAGTGCTAAGGGTCATAGTGGACTATAAGCCTTCTGCAGAAAGCGTTCCAAAAAGCATGAGAGAAGAGGGTCAGGAAGTGCTTGGTGTTAATCAGATTTCAGAAAATACCTGGGAGATACTAATAAGAAAGGTAAGATGAAGTTTCTTATCATAGTAACCAGCAACCCCTTTGCTAAGGACTACAACACCATAGTTAACCTCACAAGGGAACTCACAAAAAAGGGAGAAGTCACCATATTTTTCTCAGGAAACGGTGCCTACTACACCATAAGACCAGAAACAAGGGAGCTAAAGGAAATGGGAGTTAGGCTTCTATACTGTGCCCACTCCGCCCATCAACGGGGTATAGAAAAGCCTCTTGACTTTTTTGAGAGCAGTTCCACCTACAACCTCTCAAGGCTTATAGGAGAATACGATAAGGTGTTAAACTTTAACTAAAATGAAAGTCGCTTTTGTGATAAAGGGAGACCCCTTTTCGTGGAAGTGCCACGAAGCCCTAAGGGTAGCTATGGCTCTTGGAATAAGCTGTGAAGTAAACCTTATACTTATCAAGGACGGTGTGTATGCCCTTAGTAGATGGCATCCAGAAGACTTAGGTATTCAAGGCTTTGACCGGCTTATAGAGAATATGGCTTATGTTAAGGTAAAGGTTTATGTGGAGGATACATCCCTTGAAGAAAGGGGTCTAAAGCCAGAAGACCTTCTTTGTGAAGTTGAGGTCAAAAGCATAGAAGACATAAGAAGCATTATAGCAAGCTCGGAGGCGGTTATGATATGGTAAAGACCCTTTGGCTTGTGAGAAAGCTGGGAGACTTTAGCTCTGACCTTGTGGAAGAGGGAGATATAGTGGTGTTAATTCAAGACGGTGTTCTGAGGTTTCCCACAAAAAAGGGATGGTATGCCTGCAGAGAAGATGCACAGGCGAGGGGTATAAAAATACCCGAAAACCTCACTAAAAGCTACGAGGAGATAGCGGAGCTTATAGTAAAATGTGAAAGGGTGGTGGTTTGGTGATGAGGTGGCAGATTTCAAAAACCTTCAGGTTTGAGGCAGGACATAGGGTTTGGAAGCAAAACCTAACCTGTGGAAGGGGTGCGGACTTTACTGTAGGCAAAGAAGTCCCAGTAAACAAATGTGTAAACCTCCACGGGCACAGCTATGTGCTTGAGGTGGTCTTGGGTTCTAACACACTTTCAGAGCAGGATATGGTTATGGACTTTTATCATGTAAAAAACGCCCTAAAGGACCTTATAGACACTATGGACCACAGCTTCATAATAGACATTAATGACCCTATGTATGAGGAGCTCAAGGCTGTCGCAGAGAAATACGGAGCTCTAAAGATATTCCCTGTGGACTTTTGTCCTACCGCAGAAGCTCTGGCTAAGTTTTTCTATGACTTTTTGGTGAAAAAGCTCTCTGAGGTTGGTCTTTTAGGGGATGTGAAGGTGGTAAAAGTTGTCCTTTGGGAAACCGCCACTTCAAAGGCGGAGTATTACGGTGAATGAACCTAAAGCTGGCTCTACCCGGTGGAAGAACCATAAAGGTAAAAGCTCACTTCCCTTATGAGGGCAGTCCTGTAGGCTACAGGGTCTTATTCTCGGGAAAGACTGCAGTAGTGGTAGGTCTTGCCAACGAAGGGCAGGAAGCAAGTCTTGAGTTTCCAGACACAAGACCCTTTACAACAGAAAAGCACATAAGGGCTCTTATTGATACCGCAAACTATTACGGTCTTATACCTTGGTATCTTTTGTATAAGCTCTTACCCTCCGTCTTTGATTGGAGGTTGGAAGAGTATATAAGCCTTTCTGAAAAACCAATAACCTTTCTGGATAAAAAAAGCCTTGAAATACTAAGCTGGGTAAAAGCAAGAGGTAAGGTAAGGGAGGAGAACTTAAAAAGGCGTTTTGGAAACGAGCCAGTAAAGTATCTTTTGGAGCTTGGGTTTCTCACAAAAAAGAGAGAATGGAAAAGTCCAAAGCTTGTGGAGAAGTTCTATAGGCTATGTGTCCCTTTGGAGGAGGCTCTGCAAAGGCTCAAAAGGTTAAAAAATAAAGAGGAAGTCTCTAAACTTGTTTACTTTTTGCTTGAAAAACGATATGCGAGCTTAGAGGAGCTAAAAGAGCAAGGCTTTAGTTCCGCACAGATAAAGGCTCTTTTAAAGAAGGGTATAATTTCAGAGGCAGAAGAGGTCATACCCTACACAAACCCAAATTTTGCTAAGCTAAGACAGGAAAAAAAGCCCTTGTTTAGACCTCTTGGAAGTAAAAGTGTTTTGATGGGTAGCTGGCAGGGGATAAAAGAGAGGCTCTTTGAGGAGTTTACCGCTTACATAGATAGAGGGGAATCTATCTTTGTCTTTTGCGACCAAAGTGAGCTACTCAGAAACCTTTACGAGGAGATGTATGCTGTTTTTGGCGATAGGCTTGTGCTTCTTAGCTCCTTTCAGAGGGAAAAGAACTTTGTGAAAAACTGGTTTAGGGTTTATGAGGAAAAGGGTCTTGTGGTGCTGGGAAGCAGGATAGCCTTGCTATCTCCTATAAAAGACCTAAGGCTTGTGGTTATTCTTGGAGATAGAGCCTCAAGGCTTCAAGACGGGACGGACCTAAGGCATTTTCTCTTTGAGCTTTCTCGCTATTATGGTGCTAACTTTTGTGTGGCAAGTCCACTGCCACCTCTTAGCTTGTGCCTTAGAGAGGGCTGGCAAAGGGAAGTGTTTATACCCTCTGCGGAGGTGGTGGTAATAAAGAGAAAGCCAGAAGAAGTTCTTACAGATACCACACTAAAACTCCTAAAGGAAAACGCAAAGGAGGAGAGCCTTATCCTTGTAAACAAGGTAGGTTATGCCTATGCCTACTGCAAGGCTTGTGGCTATATAGTGGAGTGTCCAAGGTGTGGTAGCTTTTTAACCCTTAGTAAGGACAAAAGCACCGTCTTTTGCACTTCCTGTGGATACAAGGGATTGGCAAACTGTCCTGAGTGTGGAAGAGAACTTCAAGAACTTGGCTTTGGTATAGACAAGGCGGTGGAAGAAGTGGAAAAACTCATAGGACTAAGGGAAAACATAACCTTTCAAACAAAGCCAGAGCTCGGTAGGACCTACGATAACGTGCTTGTGCTACATGCGGACAATATTCTCTCTGTCCCGTGGTATGACTCTGCGGAGGAGTATTTCTCCTATATGTGGAAGGCTTTGAGCATAAGCAAAAAAAGGCTAATAGTTCAAACAGTTTTAGAGCATAACCCTCTTTTGGAGTTTTTGAAGACAAAGGACTGGGAGGGCTTTTGCAAAGAGGAGCTTGAAAGGAGAAAAGAAGAAAACCTACCACCCTACACAAGGCTCATAAGACTTGAGGTAAGAAAGGAGCCAGACCTTAGCGGGCTTCCTGTGGAGGTAAGCAAAAGAAGGGTGGGAGACCTAAAGGAGTTGCTTGTAAAAGTAGACACTAAAAACTTTGCCTCGGTTTTGAAGTTCCTAAGGTCCATAAGACCTATGCGTTTGGAAGTGTTATAATTTTAAATCTACGGGGACGTAGCTCAGTGGGAGAGCGCCTGCATCGCAAGCAGGAGGTCGGGGGTTCAACTCCCCTCGTCTCCACAATTACAAAGCCATATAAAAGTTTCCTTGCCGAGCAACCTTTCCCTGC
Protein-coding regions in this window:
- a CDS encoding DUF2325 domain-containing protein; its protein translation is MRLLVLGGHDRMRARVKELSKRYGVNIKFINQETQQNIDSALAWADWVIVFTSLVGHNMVRLAKDYAKDRCIFCHSHGV
- a CDS encoding NUDIX hydrolase, with translation MKEPKTPHLAVDAILRLWEGERFKGLVLIERLYAPEGLALPGGFVEVGETVESAVLREIKEETGLDARINRLFGVYSDPKRDPRFHVVSVVFVCDAEGEPKAGDDAKRVRVYKLEDLPLDLLVFDHRSILLDYMKKC
- the panB gene encoding 3-methyl-2-oxobutanoate hydroxymethyltransferase, whose protein sequence is MDGITVRSLFKKKREGKKIVMVSTYDYISAKLCEQVGIDCILVGDSLGMVFQGQDTTLPVSLEEMIYHTKAVRRGAKNTFVIVDMPFMSYQVSLEEAIRNCGRVIKETGANAVKIEGGEEVAELVYRLVSIGIPVVGHIGFTPQSVHALGGYRVVGRAEEEAERIKKDFKALEEAGAFMVVLESIPKGLTKELTEGSRAITIGIGAGPYCDGQVLVFHDLVGLVEDIKPRFVKRYLEGAELFRNALKRFKSEVEAGLFPSEEESYG
- a CDS encoding type II/IV secretion system protein, which translates into the protein MDEAKLLELLVRLGYISRDKALEAQAKKERDEDIISTLLRLGYIDDIRLMDLYQKYMPQRLWKGGIEDIKLPEDIKEKLPEDTLRKHSIAPIKYEDGKLYILTINPFNQSAINELRFKTKINTIVPYVATKKSIEDILNKLYPTVDKIIEGFDVSEDVEIEAEATELSSEVLATEAGEGAAVKLANFLIVEAVDLGASDIHIEPQEKKVVVRYRVDGILKVYHELPLGIRDALVARFKIISNLDISEKRKPQDGRIRTRYKGRKIDLRVSTVPTVYGEKVVMRIQEAEKYLNVRLDDLGFEPDDLEKFRRAIWQPWGMILVTGPTGSGKTTTLYAALMERNTPDVNIMTAEDPVEVAIPGLNQVQVNERIGLTFASVLRAFLRQDPDIILIGEIRDTETAEIGIKAALTGHLVFSTLHTNDAPSSIARLVDMGIEPFLVGSSVILIVAQRLVRKLCPKCKIPEDTPREALYRIGVLKSPDEDIVIYKANPKGCEHCNGSGYKGRTAVHEILEVDEELRKLIVKGATAEDIRDLARKKGMRTLYEAGILKVRKGITSLAEVERVLAK
- a CDS encoding sulfurtransferase TusA family protein, encoding METKAIKYDRELDIRGDVCPFTFVKSKLALEQMEVGQVLRVIVDYKPSAESVPKSMREEGQEVLGVNQISENTWEILIRKVR
- a CDS encoding DsrE family protein; this encodes MKFLIIVTSNPFAKDYNTIVNLTRELTKKGEVTIFFSGNGAYYTIRPETRELKEMGVRLLYCAHSAHQRGIEKPLDFFESSSTYNLSRLIGEYDKVLNFN
- a CDS encoding DsrE family protein → MKVAFVIKGDPFSWKCHEALRVAMALGISCEVNLILIKDGVYALSRWHPEDLGIQGFDRLIENMAYVKVKVYVEDTSLEERGLKPEDLLCEVEVKSIEDIRSIIASSEAVMIW
- a CDS encoding sulfurtransferase TusB, with the translated sequence MVKTLWLVRKLGDFSSDLVEEGDIVVLIQDGVLRFPTKKGWYACREDAQARGIKIPENLTKSYEEIAELIVKCERVVVW
- a CDS encoding 6-carboxytetrahydropterin synthase; this encodes MRWQISKTFRFEAGHRVWKQNLTCGRGADFTVGKEVPVNKCVNLHGHSYVLEVVLGSNTLSEQDMVMDFYHVKNALKDLIDTMDHSFIIDINDPMYEELKAVAEKYGALKIFPVDFCPTAEALAKFFYDFLVKKLSEVGLLGDVKVVKVVLWETATSKAEYYGE